Part of the alpha proteobacterium U9-1i genome, AGCCCATTGTTGCCAAGGCGCGCCGCCATGACCGCAAGCTGCAACGGCGTGACGCCCATAGCGCCTTGCCCGATGCCGTAATTGACGGTGAGACCGCCGGTCCAACCTTCGTTTCGGTTTTCGCGCCACCAAGTGGGATCGGGAATGAGGCCATCGCGAACGTTCGGCACGTTGACGTCGAAGTGCTGGCCTAAACCGAACGCGCGCGCGACTTCGGCGATCTTTTCCGGACCAGCCCGCAATGCGGCCTGATAGAAGTAGACGTCGCAGGAATGCTTGATGGCGTCGTGCAAGTTCATGCGGCCATGACCGCCGGCGCGCCAGCAGTGGAACACGCGCCCGCCGTACGAAAATCCGCCCGAGCAGCTCACGGCCCAATTATCTTCGACGCCGGCCTGCTTCGCGGCGATGCCAACCATCATCTTGAACGTGGAACCGGGCGCGTAAACGCCCGTCACTGTTTTATGATAGAGCGGCTTCTTCTCATCGAGATTGTAGGCGCTGAAATTTGCTTGACTGATGCCATTGACGAACAGGTTCGGGTCGAACCCTGGCGCTGACGCCATCACCAGCAAGTCGCCGGTGTAGATGTCCATGACGACGGCCGAACCGGATTGTTCGCCGAAATTCTGCATCGCCGTGCGCTGCAATTCGTGATCGATCGTCAGCACCACGCCCGAACCGCGAACCGGGTCGCGCCGCTCGCGCTCGTCTTCGCCCTGCTCGACGCCGCGCGCGTTGACGATCACTTTGCGGTAGCCGGCCTGTCCGTGCAGCACGTCCTCCATTTCCGCCTCAAGGCCCGCTTTGCCGACGCGGACATGCGGATTGCGGAAATACATCGCGCGGCTTTCGGCGCCCTCTTCGATCACTCTATCGATGTCGCGCTGCGTTGGCTTTTGCACGTAGCCGATTGGATGGGCATAGACGACGTCGAACGGATAAGCGCGCACGTCCGCCGAATTCGCGACAATGCCCCGCAATTCCGGCAGCCGCACATTGATGGCGTTGAATTCCTCCCAGGTCAGCCCTTCCGTCAACGGCTGCGGCTCATAGCGCGAACCGCCACGTACGCGGATGATTGCGCGCCGCGCCCACTCGGCGTTCAGCCCGAGGATTTGACCCACGCGCGCAACGACCTCCTCCAGATTATCGACGTCGTTTTGAACAACGGAGACCTGATAGTCCTTGCTGGTCTGCGCGAGGATCGTTCCGAAGCGATCGTAGATGATGCCGCGCGGCGGCGCGATCACGCGCGTGTCGAACCGGTTCTCGTCAGCGGCATTGCTGTACTCGCTGCTGAGAAA contains:
- a CDS encoding penicillin-binding protein 2, whose translation is MKRPKKVGTTTPKRDVNVLFSRRAAFMSVAGAGVMGAIVFRMGQLQATNFLSSEYSNAADENRFDTRVIAPPRGIIYDRFGTILAQTSKDYQVSVVQNDVDNLEEVVARVGQILGLNAEWARRAIIRVRGGSRYEPQPLTEGLTWEEFNAINVRLPELRGIVANSADVRAYPFDVVYAHPIGYVQKPTQRDIDRVIEEGAESRAMYFRNPHVRVGKAGLEAEMEDVLHGQAGYRKVIVNARGVEQGEDERERRDPVRGSGVVLTIDHELQRTAMQNFGEQSGSAVVMDIYTGDLLVMASAPGFDPNLFVNGISQANFSAYNLDEKKPLYHKTVTGVYAPGSTFKMMVGIAAKQAGVEDNWAVSCSGGFSYGGRVFHCWRAGGHGRMNLHDAIKHSCDVYFYQAALRAGPEKIAEVARAFGLGQHFDVNVPNVRDGLIPDPTWWRENRNEGWTGGLTVNYGIGQGAMGVTPLQLAVMAARLGNNGLAVNPRLVREAPGVTEPAQPPHMAGIEAEFLARVRDGMFGVCNEPGGTATRAGNMGLVRHPETGQTVEAGPGTQGWAPVQIAGKTGTAQVRALGANRGRHFSTIEWKYRDNALFCCFGPWHEPRYACAVIVEHGGAGSAVAGPIAGAIMKAALLRDPSRREPARLAALEGERQA